From one Luteipulveratus mongoliensis genomic stretch:
- a CDS encoding Trp biosynthesis-associated membrane protein, giving the protein MTAKRTVLIEVLVAAVVLLACSARTWVEGTVSDVVLQDSTVSVSGSKAAAGVVAGALVGAAAAVATATGGRIVRWVGAIAALLAGLLAVVLTLRVILDPSDVVGRQAATTTGRTGSVEADGSVTVWVWIALVGALLLLAAGASATVGMRRWAGLSSRYDAPTADKPARQESDWERLSKGEDPTADADVDAADPPR; this is encoded by the coding sequence ATGACCGCCAAGCGCACCGTCCTGATCGAGGTGCTCGTTGCCGCGGTGGTGCTACTCGCGTGCAGCGCACGCACCTGGGTCGAGGGCACGGTCAGTGACGTGGTGCTGCAGGACAGCACCGTCTCGGTGTCCGGCAGCAAGGCCGCTGCCGGTGTGGTTGCAGGGGCCCTGGTCGGTGCGGCAGCCGCGGTTGCTACGGCGACGGGTGGTCGGATCGTACGTTGGGTCGGCGCGATAGCGGCGCTGCTCGCCGGGCTGCTGGCTGTCGTGCTGACCCTGCGGGTCATCCTCGACCCGAGCGATGTCGTCGGCCGTCAGGCGGCGACCACGACCGGCCGCACCGGATCGGTCGAGGCCGACGGCTCGGTCACCGTATGGGTCTGGATCGCCCTGGTCGGAGCCCTGCTGCTCCTCGCCGCTGGTGCCTCCGCCACGGTCGGGATGCGCCGTTGGGCGGGCCTCTCCTCCCGCTATGACGCACCGACGGCCGACAAGCCGGCCCGTCAGGAGTCGGACTGGGAACGACTGAGCAAGGGTGAGGACCCGACGGCAGACGCCGATGTCGACGCGGCCGACCCGCCGCGCTGA
- a CDS encoding HGxxPAAW family protein produces the protein MSDDHDENHGHSVAAWTGVFALIIASGLISVGVAWGAHLWTFLGIAVGVVGFVGSIVLSKTGFGVEAKRLQAQGHQGVR, from the coding sequence ATGTCTGACGACCACGACGAGAACCACGGCCACAGCGTCGCGGCGTGGACCGGAGTCTTCGCCCTGATCATCGCCTCCGGCCTCATCTCGGTCGGTGTCGCGTGGGGTGCGCACCTGTGGACGTTCCTCGGCATCGCGGTCGGCGTCGTCGGCTTCGTCGGGTCCATCGTGCTCAGCAAGACCGGCTTCGGCGTCGAGGCGAAGAGGCTGCAGGCGCAGGGCCACCAGGGCGTGCGCTGA
- the trpC gene encoding indole-3-glycerol phosphate synthase TrpC — MPTVLDEIISGVREDLDVRRRTTSLADLQSRVSDLPPALDALAALRADGPVKVIAEVKRRSPSKGDLAAIADPAALAADYAAGGASVISVLTEQRRFGGTLDDLDAVRAAVSIPLLRKDFMVSDYQLWEARAHGADVILLIVAALDDSRLRDLHQLAGELGMTALVEVHDEPETERAASLGASVIGINARNLKTLDVDRTTFARLSPLVPSSAVTVAESGVRGPADVSDYVAAGADAVLVGEALVTGGDPRAAVGRLRQGSES; from the coding sequence GTGCCCACGGTCCTCGACGAGATCATCAGCGGGGTCCGTGAGGACCTCGACGTCCGCCGGCGTACGACATCGCTGGCCGACCTGCAGAGTCGGGTGAGCGATCTCCCGCCCGCCCTCGACGCCCTCGCAGCATTGCGTGCCGACGGGCCGGTCAAGGTCATCGCCGAGGTCAAGCGCCGCAGTCCCAGCAAGGGCGACCTGGCGGCCATCGCCGATCCGGCAGCTCTTGCCGCGGACTATGCCGCCGGTGGCGCCTCGGTCATCTCCGTCCTCACCGAGCAGCGTCGCTTCGGCGGCACTCTCGATGACCTGGACGCGGTGCGGGCCGCGGTCTCGATCCCGTTGCTGCGCAAGGACTTCATGGTCAGCGACTACCAGCTCTGGGAGGCTCGCGCACACGGCGCGGACGTCATCCTGCTGATCGTCGCGGCACTCGATGACAGCCGGCTGCGCGACCTCCACCAGCTGGCCGGTGAGCTCGGTATGACGGCGCTGGTCGAGGTGCACGACGAGCCCGAGACCGAGCGTGCGGCCTCGCTCGGGGCGTCCGTCATCGGCATCAACGCCCGCAACCTCAAGACACTCGACGTCGACCGTACGACGTTCGCCCGCCTCTCCCCGCTGGTCCCGTCGAGCGCGGTCACCGTCGCCGAGTCCGGCGTACGAGGTCCGGCCGATGTCTCCGACTACGTCGCCGCAGGTGCGGACGCCGTGCTGGTGGGGGAAGCCCTCGTCACCGGCGGCGACCCGCGAGCCGCGGTCGGCCGCCTGCGCCAAGGAAGTGAGTCATGA
- the trpB gene encoding tryptophan synthase subunit beta → MNQDNRIGRFGDYGGRYVPEALVAALEELDEQRLKAMHDPGFLGQLAELHRTYTGRPSIITEVPRFAEHCGGARVVLKREDLNHTGSHKINNVLGQALLTQRMGKRRVIAETGAGQHGVATATAAALLGLECVVYMGRVDTERQALNVARMRLLGAEVVPVDHGSRTLKDAVNEAFRDWVTNVDDTHYVLGTVTGPYPFPEMVRDFHRIIGVEARQQVLDTFGRLPDAVCACVGGGSNAMGIFHRFIDDTDVRLIGFEGGGEGPESGRHAARFSGEATPGVLHGAFTYVLQDDDGQTIESHSVSAGLDYPSVGPEHAYLKDIGRAEYQPITDDEAMEAFKLLSQTEGILPAIESAHALAGAMKVGRQLGPDGLVLVNLSGRGDKDVDTAARWFGLLPDKADKAEGEQS, encoded by the coding sequence ATGAACCAGGACAACAGGATTGGGCGCTTCGGCGACTACGGCGGGCGCTACGTCCCCGAGGCGTTGGTGGCTGCGCTCGAGGAGCTCGATGAGCAGCGCCTGAAGGCGATGCACGACCCCGGGTTCCTCGGGCAGCTCGCTGAGCTGCACCGCACCTACACCGGCAGACCGAGCATCATCACCGAGGTGCCGCGCTTTGCCGAGCACTGTGGCGGGGCGCGCGTGGTCCTCAAGCGCGAGGACCTCAACCACACCGGTTCGCACAAGATCAACAACGTGCTGGGCCAAGCGCTGCTCACCCAACGGATGGGCAAGCGACGCGTCATCGCTGAGACCGGCGCAGGACAGCACGGCGTCGCGACCGCCACCGCCGCTGCCCTGCTCGGCCTGGAGTGCGTCGTCTACATGGGCCGGGTCGACACCGAGCGGCAGGCGCTCAACGTCGCCCGCATGCGACTGCTCGGTGCCGAGGTCGTCCCGGTCGACCACGGCAGCCGCACCCTCAAGGACGCGGTCAACGAGGCCTTCCGCGACTGGGTGACCAACGTCGACGACACGCACTACGTCCTCGGCACCGTCACCGGTCCCTACCCGTTCCCGGAGATGGTGCGTGACTTCCACCGCATCATCGGCGTCGAGGCGCGGCAACAGGTGCTGGACACCTTCGGTCGGCTGCCGGACGCGGTGTGCGCGTGCGTCGGCGGCGGGTCCAACGCGATGGGCATCTTCCACCGCTTCATCGACGACACCGACGTCCGCCTCATCGGCTTCGAGGGCGGGGGAGAAGGCCCGGAGTCGGGGCGGCACGCGGCGCGCTTCAGCGGCGAGGCGACCCCCGGCGTACTCCATGGCGCGTTCACCTACGTGCTGCAGGACGACGACGGTCAGACGATCGAGTCGCACTCGGTGTCGGCCGGCCTGGACTACCCGAGCGTCGGCCCGGAGCACGCCTACCTCAAGGACATCGGTCGGGCGGAGTACCAGCCGATCACCGACGACGAAGCGATGGAGGCGTTCAAGCTGCTGTCGCAGACCGAGGGCATCCTCCCGGCGATCGAGAGCGCGCACGCTCTCGCCGGCGCGATGAAGGTCGGTCGCCAGCTCGGTCCGGACGGCTTGGTGCTGGTTAACCTGTCCGGCAGGGGAGACAAGGACGTCGACACGGCTGCGCGCTGGTTCGGCCTGCTTCCTGACAAGGCGGACAAGGCAGAGGGAGAGCAGTCGTGA